A genome region from Thioalbus denitrificans includes the following:
- a CDS encoding OmpP1/FadL family transporter: MNRIASMAATVGVGMGILSAPALATNGDQMLGVTAMQWGMAGAYTAAPQDAATVLTNPAGLANLPMEEFRADLGFGFLNPPRKANGLDSDSDLYLIPSGAMAYRINDRLTFGMGMAGLSGMGVDFPDTAPGLAGNQAVVTTKQFYKIAPGIGFRVNDRLSLGAALNLDYQSLALYNPNFQLPQNQVYGFGATLGATYRVSDALTLGVSYATRQAMDEFKWNTLAGEYGMTMDAPPILSVGLAFEPMPGLLVEADVKHIGFSEVLDKVDFNTPGGKTQMNFGWDDQTVFAIGVQKQVNPKTTVRLGFNYGESPIGPEDVDSNIGSLAITEKHLSLGVTRQLGQRLFGSLSFAHAFHNKVTSNSGSGNTIELEQNIVNLQMTYRY; the protein is encoded by the coding sequence ATGAACAGAATCGCTTCGATGGCCGCCACCGTGGGTGTCGGCATGGGGATCCTCTCGGCGCCGGCACTGGCCACCAACGGCGACCAGATGCTCGGCGTGACCGCCATGCAGTGGGGCATGGCCGGCGCCTACACCGCCGCCCCCCAGGATGCCGCCACGGTGCTCACCAACCCCGCGGGGCTGGCCAACCTGCCCATGGAGGAGTTCCGCGCCGATCTGGGCTTCGGTTTCCTCAATCCGCCACGCAAGGCCAACGGCCTGGACAGTGACTCCGATCTCTACCTGATTCCCTCCGGCGCCATGGCCTACCGGATCAACGACCGGCTCACCTTCGGCATGGGCATGGCGGGACTCTCGGGCATGGGGGTGGACTTCCCCGACACCGCGCCGGGGCTGGCGGGCAACCAGGCGGTGGTGACCACCAAGCAGTTCTACAAGATCGCCCCGGGCATCGGCTTCCGGGTCAACGATCGCCTCTCCCTGGGGGCCGCGCTCAATCTCGACTACCAGAGCCTGGCCCTCTACAACCCCAACTTCCAGCTGCCCCAGAACCAGGTCTACGGCTTCGGCGCCACCCTCGGCGCCACCTACCGGGTGAGCGACGCCCTCACCCTGGGTGTCTCCTACGCCACCAGGCAGGCCATGGACGAGTTCAAGTGGAACACGCTGGCGGGCGAGTACGGCATGACCATGGACGCACCGCCCATCCTCAGCGTGGGCCTCGCCTTCGAGCCCATGCCCGGGCTGCTGGTGGAGGCGGACGTGAAGCACATCGGCTTCAGCGAGGTGCTGGACAAGGTGGACTTCAACACCCCCGGGGGCAAGACCCAGATGAACTTCGGCTGGGACGACCAGACCGTGTTCGCCATCGGCGTGCAGAAGCAGGTCAACCCGAAGACCACCGTGCGCCTGGGCTTCAACTACGGCGAATCGCCCATCGGTCCCGAGGACGTGGACAGCAACATCGGCTCCCTGGCCATCACCGAGAAGCACCTTTCCCTCGGCGTGACCCGCCAGCTCGGCCAGCGGCTGTTCGGCTCGCTCTCCTTCGCCCACGCCTTCCACAACAAGGTGACCTCCAACTCGGGCAGCGGCAACACCATCGAGCTGGAACAGAACATCGTCAACCTGCAGATGACCTACCGGTACTGA
- a CDS encoding response regulator codes for MTERPYRLLVVDDQPELRALLTRYLGEQGFEVEAVADGAAMERHLARQAVDLVILDLMLPGEDGLSLARKLRGQGSQPIIILSARGDEVDRIVGLEVGADDYLAKPFNPRELLARVRAVLRRSQATEPAGAAEAQRSFGPFRLDLARRRLTRGEEEIALTASEFGLLRVFVLHPDRVLSRDFLLEQTKGYERGPFDRSIDVCVNRLRRKIETDPAAPVYLRTAWGAGYLFSTSG; via the coding sequence ATGACAGAACGGCCCTACAGACTGCTGGTGGTGGACGATCAGCCGGAGCTGCGGGCGCTGCTGACACGCTACCTCGGCGAACAGGGCTTCGAGGTGGAGGCCGTGGCCGACGGCGCGGCCATGGAGCGCCACCTGGCGCGCCAGGCCGTGGACCTGGTCATCCTCGACCTGATGCTGCCCGGCGAGGACGGGCTGTCCCTGGCGCGCAAGCTCCGCGGCCAGGGCAGCCAGCCCATCATCATCCTCTCGGCGCGGGGGGACGAGGTGGACCGGATCGTGGGCCTGGAGGTGGGCGCCGACGACTACCTGGCCAAGCCCTTCAATCCCCGCGAACTGCTGGCGCGGGTGCGGGCCGTCCTGCGCCGCAGCCAGGCGACAGAACCGGCCGGCGCGGCGGAAGCGCAACGCAGCTTCGGCCCCTTCCGCCTGGATCTCGCCCGCCGGCGGCTCACCCGCGGGGAGGAGGAGATCGCCCTGACCGCCAGCGAGTTCGGACTGCTGCGGGTCTTCGTCCTCCACCCCGACCGGGTGCTCAGCCGCGACTTCCTGCTCGAGCAGACCAAGGGCTACGAGCGCGGGCCCTTCGATCGCAGCATCGACGTCTGCGTCAACCGGCTGCGGCGCAAGATCGAGACCGACCCCGCCGCACCCGTCTACCTGCGTACCGCCTGGGGCGCCGGCTACCTCTTCTCCACCAGCGGCTGA
- a CDS encoding cupin domain-containing protein, whose product MFTKDAMKREWREPVAGVRQVTTVHGEKTLMTEFRLEAGAVIPPHAHPYEQTGYLISGRMRMRIGPDWFEAREGDSWCIPGGVEHEVRVEAACRVVEVFAPVREDYLPAAV is encoded by the coding sequence GTGTTCACGAAGGACGCGATGAAGCGGGAATGGCGCGAACCGGTGGCGGGGGTGCGCCAGGTGACCACGGTCCACGGCGAGAAAACGCTCATGACCGAGTTCCGCCTGGAGGCGGGTGCGGTGATCCCGCCCCATGCCCACCCCTACGAGCAGACCGGGTATCTGATATCAGGTCGGATGCGGATGCGCATCGGGCCGGACTGGTTCGAGGCCCGGGAAGGCGACAGCTGGTGCATCCCCGGCGGCGTCGAGCACGAGGTGCGGGTGGAGGCGGCGTGCCGGGTGGTGGAGGTGTTCGCCCCGGTGCGGGAGGACTACCTGCCGGCCGCGGTCTGA
- a CDS encoding YgaP family membrane protein, translated as MNVDRIVHLVAGVMVLLGITLSLTVHPYWIALSAFVGINLTQSGLTNFCPLAAILKRAGVQEGSCCS; from the coding sequence ATGAACGTGGATCGAATCGTGCACCTGGTGGCGGGAGTGATGGTGCTGCTCGGCATCACCCTCTCGCTGACCGTCCACCCCTACTGGATCGCCCTCAGCGCCTTCGTGGGCATCAACCTGACCCAGAGCGGGCTGACCAACTTCTGTCCGCTCGCCGCCATCCTCAAGCGCGCCGGGGTACAGGAGGGCTCCTGCTGTAGTTGA
- a CDS encoding cytochrome c — translation MRNAFRAHRPPRRAILALSLACGLLVGPGASAQQPAKPTPEQMQALQQMMQQQIQLMQPELAQRVKGLSPETKQLLLRIYSQHNRHSDRITLRHVMHEVLADYHSMNAGILTDNPEQAADSARRLANHRIPRGGLLPYLKLDDITDEKLSALASFNDSVEGNAKRLAAAAEQGDMAGAAGLVGEITAGCVGCHQMFRGVPGISPLLK, via the coding sequence ATGAGAAATGCATTCCGTGCGCACCGGCCGCCGCGCCGCGCAATTCTGGCGTTGTCGCTGGCGTGTGGCCTGTTGGTGGGCCCTGGCGCCTCCGCCCAGCAGCCGGCCAAGCCGACCCCGGAACAGATGCAGGCGCTGCAGCAGATGATGCAGCAGCAGATCCAGCTCATGCAACCGGAGCTGGCGCAGCGGGTCAAGGGACTCTCCCCCGAGACCAAGCAGCTGCTGCTGCGCATCTACTCGCAGCACAACCGCCACAGCGACAGAATCACCCTCCGCCACGTGATGCACGAGGTGCTCGCCGACTACCACAGCATGAATGCCGGGATCCTCACCGACAACCCGGAACAGGCCGCCGACAGCGCCCGGCGGCTGGCCAACCACCGCATTCCCCGCGGCGGCCTGCTGCCCTACCTGAAGCTCGACGACATCACCGACGAGAAGCTTTCGGCCCTGGCCAGCTTCAACGACAGCGTGGAGGGCAATGCCAAGCGGCTCGCCGCGGCGGCGGAGCAGGGGGACATGGCCGGGGCGGCCGGGCTGGTGGGCGAAATCACCGCCGGCTGCGTCGGCTGCCACCAGATGTTCCGCGGCGTTCCCGGCATCTCGCCGCTGCTCAAGTAG
- a CDS encoding MFS transporter: MHLIPVTICIYLLMLPVTGMVPVLNELTLGRHPHLTDFDKHLFMSANMAGALLFAPIAGIVSDALGRRRVIIVAALLVNTLALWMLTREWSYPAYLGWRFLEGCAHISALSLLMALGADHARRGGEGGAMGLVGAAVSLGVATGAPLGGVVGHGDALRVPGYGSALMLALALFALAALREGPATGSRPGLGRLLRSLLAGRRLLVPYAFAFIDRLTVGFIVSTLSLYLATEQGLSAREIGAVMAAFLIPFALLTYPSGLLSRRWNRLGMMILGSLLYGVVLTAVGFAPGRAIVWLMLGGGVVAALMYAPSLVLTAELAGPQQKASAMSGFNLAGSLGFVAGPLAGGALVTLLGSEGAPAYPAAFLVVGGLEVLCALAFLPLLGRFRA; encoded by the coding sequence ATGCACCTGATTCCCGTCACGATCTGCATCTACCTGCTGATGCTCCCGGTCACCGGGATGGTGCCGGTGCTGAACGAGCTGACCCTGGGGCGGCACCCCCACCTCACGGACTTCGACAAGCACCTGTTCATGTCGGCCAACATGGCCGGCGCGCTGCTCTTCGCCCCCATCGCCGGCATCGTCTCCGACGCCCTGGGCCGGCGCCGGGTGATCATCGTCGCGGCCCTGCTGGTGAACACCCTGGCGCTGTGGATGCTGACCCGTGAGTGGTCCTACCCGGCCTACCTGGGCTGGCGTTTCCTGGAGGGCTGCGCCCACATCAGCGCCCTGAGCCTGCTCATGGCCCTCGGGGCGGACCATGCCCGGCGCGGCGGCGAGGGCGGCGCCATGGGCCTGGTGGGCGCGGCGGTGAGCCTGGGCGTGGCCACCGGCGCACCACTGGGCGGCGTGGTGGGACACGGCGACGCCCTGCGGGTGCCGGGCTACGGCAGCGCGCTGATGCTGGCCCTGGCCCTGTTCGCCCTCGCCGCCCTGCGCGAAGGCCCCGCAACGGGCAGCCGCCCGGGGCTGGGCCGCCTGCTGCGATCCCTGCTGGCCGGCCGCCGGCTGCTGGTGCCCTACGCCTTCGCCTTCATCGACCGCCTGACGGTGGGCTTCATCGTCTCCACCCTTTCCCTCTACCTCGCCACCGAACAGGGGCTGTCGGCCCGCGAGATCGGGGCGGTGATGGCCGCGTTCCTCATCCCCTTCGCCCTGCTCACCTACCCCTCGGGACTGCTGTCGCGGCGCTGGAACCGGCTGGGAATGATGATCCTGGGCAGTCTCCTCTACGGGGTGGTGCTGACCGCGGTGGGCTTCGCGCCCGGGAGGGCCATCGTCTGGCTGATGCTCGGCGGCGGGGTGGTGGCGGCGCTGATGTACGCCCCCTCGCTGGTGCTCACAGCCGAGCTGGCCGGCCCGCAGCAGAAGGCGAGCGCCATGAGCGGCTTCAACCTGGCCGGATCGCTGGGCTTCGTCGCCGGTCCCCTGGCCGGCGGCGCCCTGGTGACGCTGCTCGGCAGCGAGGGAGCCCCGGCCTACCCGGCCGCCTTCCTGGTGGTGGGCGGCCTGGAGGTGCTCTGCGCCCTGGCCTTCCTGCCCCTGCTGGGCCGGTTCCGGGCCTGA
- a CDS encoding ATP-binding protein, whose amino-acid sequence MRLPRPRTLFGRTLATIALVSVGFQIFTLAVIAVLLLMPLGQRSADDLAALMLKTAAEWRAAADPAAFAERLYAGDGLVIVAPGPDLPPSRSWLPYRYFLEQALEQRTGAPLTLLSSRDAEGQPWFWADLPSADGPIRVGFSRTRIGVQPPVALILVLSVGAWVTLLTAIALVRRLTAPLERLSGAAKRLGAGDWPEPVPEQGPEELAALAASFNRMVRRVRELVANRTTLLAGISHDLRTPMTQIQLALAMLPDEGGDPELMAGIRRDLENMNRLIAQFLEISRELEGGGGETVVVGALLADLVTQFGLRGTEVTGPGCSGCRHALHALALRRVVANLLENAVRYGDGAPVEVTCRCDAGAVEIRVLDRGPGIPADQLEAVFRPFYRLEGSRSSATGGSGLGLAVVRQLASANGWGLRLEPREGGGMAAVVSVPLETKRKGAQTAAGR is encoded by the coding sequence ATGCGCCTGCCGCGACCCCGCACCCTGTTCGGCAGGACCCTGGCCACCATCGCCCTGGTGTCGGTGGGCTTCCAGATCTTCACCCTGGCGGTCATCGCCGTGCTGCTGCTGATGCCCCTGGGGCAGCGCTCGGCCGACGATCTGGCCGCGCTCATGCTCAAGACCGCCGCGGAGTGGCGCGCCGCGGCGGACCCGGCGGCGTTCGCCGAGCGGCTCTACGCCGGGGATGGACTGGTCATCGTCGCGCCCGGCCCCGACCTGCCCCCCAGCCGCAGCTGGCTGCCCTACCGCTACTTCCTCGAGCAGGCGCTGGAGCAGCGCACGGGCGCGCCCCTGACCCTGCTGAGCAGCCGGGACGCGGAGGGACAGCCCTGGTTCTGGGCCGACCTGCCCTCCGCCGACGGCCCGATCCGGGTCGGATTCTCCCGGACCCGGATCGGGGTGCAGCCACCCGTCGCGCTGATTCTCGTGCTCAGCGTGGGCGCCTGGGTGACGCTGCTGACCGCCATCGCGCTGGTGCGCCGTCTCACCGCGCCGCTGGAACGGCTCTCGGGGGCGGCCAAGCGACTCGGCGCGGGCGACTGGCCCGAGCCGGTGCCCGAACAGGGTCCCGAGGAGCTGGCGGCCCTGGCCGCCAGCTTCAACCGCATGGTGCGCCGGGTCCGGGAGCTGGTGGCCAACCGCACCACCCTGCTGGCCGGCATCTCCCACGACCTGCGCACCCCCATGACCCAGATCCAGCTGGCGCTGGCCATGCTGCCCGACGAGGGCGGAGACCCGGAGCTGATGGCGGGCATCCGGCGCGACCTGGAGAACATGAACCGCCTCATCGCCCAGTTCCTGGAGATCAGCCGGGAACTGGAGGGCGGCGGCGGGGAGACCGTGGTGGTGGGGGCGCTGCTTGCCGACCTGGTGACGCAGTTCGGGCTGCGCGGCACGGAGGTGACGGGGCCCGGCTGCAGCGGCTGCCGCCATGCCCTGCACGCCCTGGCCCTGCGCCGCGTGGTGGCCAATCTGCTGGAGAACGCCGTCCGCTACGGGGACGGGGCGCCGGTGGAGGTCACCTGCCGCTGTGACGCCGGCGCGGTGGAAATCCGGGTGCTGGACCGGGGGCCCGGCATCCCCGCCGACCAGCTCGAGGCGGTGTTCCGGCCCTTCTACCGCCTGGAAGGCTCGCGCAGCAGCGCCACGGGCGGCAGCGGACTGGGGCTCGCCGTGGTGCGCCAGCTCGCCAGCGCCAACGGCTGGGGGCTCCGGCTGGAGCCCCGGGAGGGCGGCGGCATGGCGGCGGTGGTCAGCGTGCCGCTGGAGACGAAGCGGAAGGGGGCTCAGACCGCGGCCGGCAGGTAG